A window of the Rubeoparvulum massiliense genome harbors these coding sequences:
- the fliS gene encoding flagellar export chaperone FliS, whose product MSMRNPQQIYQQNAVTTATPAELTLMLYNGAIRFVRQSKQALEHKELEKAHQANVRAQDIINELMVTLNMDVDLSKQLLQLYDYLRNRLIEANVQKDGEILNEVEEFLIQFKATWEQAMKLAKHPTASVSSEK is encoded by the coding sequence ATGTCGATGAGGAACCCACAGCAGATCTACCAGCAGAATGCCGTTACTACCGCTACGCCAGCAGAGTTAACGCTCATGCTTTATAATGGAGCAATCCGCTTTGTCCGCCAGTCCAAGCAGGCTCTAGAACATAAAGAATTGGAAAAGGCTCATCAGGCCAATGTGCGGGCTCAGGATATTATCAATGAACTCATGGTTACGCTCAACATGGATGTTGATCTTTCCAAGCAATTGCTCCAACTATATGATTATCTCCGCAATCGTTTGATAGAAGCCAATGTTCAGAAGGATGGGGAAATCCTTAATGAAGTTGAGGAATTTCTCATTCAGTTTAAAGCGACCTGGGAGCAGGCGATGAAGCTAGCCAAGCATCCAACTGCTTCAGTATCCTCAGAAAAGTAG
- a CDS encoding YitT family protein gives MQPTTQSLTTQQKLKEYLYITAGAFLVALAFNLFLIPARIASGGVSGLSIILFDMTGIRPAYIQWGLNIPLFIAGVLILGKQFGIKTLYGTLVLPFFVFLTDQMVPLSHDPLLSALFGGLGVGAGIGLVFRGKASTGGTDLAAQMIHKYTHWSLGNIVMMIDGMIVATAFFYYNPEQALYALVALFVTGRTINLINVGGDFSTLALIITRETRSVQHAILTEVNRGVTRISAFGGYTEEARPILMCVVDQQELTHLKDVVRTHDPDAFVIVTSANEVLGQGFQAMKR, from the coding sequence ATGCAGCCAACGACGCAGTCTTTGACAACGCAGCAGAAGTTGAAGGAGTATCTCTATATTACAGCAGGTGCTTTTCTGGTGGCACTTGCCTTCAACCTGTTTTTGATTCCCGCCCGGATCGCCTCTGGCGGTGTTAGTGGACTTAGTATTATTCTCTTTGATATGACCGGAATCCGTCCAGCCTATATCCAGTGGGGTCTTAATATTCCCCTCTTTATTGCTGGGGTCCTTATTTTAGGAAAACAGTTTGGAATCAAGACGCTCTATGGGACTTTAGTGCTTCCCTTCTTCGTCTTCCTTACTGATCAGATGGTACCTCTTTCCCATGACCCATTATTATCTGCCTTGTTTGGTGGATTGGGCGTAGGAGCAGGCATAGGATTGGTTTTTCGTGGTAAGGCCTCCACAGGTGGAACAGACCTCGCAGCCCAGATGATTCATAAGTACACCCATTGGAGCTTGGGCAATATTGTGATGATGATTGATGGCATGATCGTTGCCACCGCCTTCTTTTATTACAATCCAGAGCAAGCGCTCTATGCTTTGGTTGCCTTATTCGTCACGGGAAGGACCATCAATCTCATCAATGTGGGGGGCGACTTCAGTACGCTGGCCTTGATCATTACCCGTGAAACACGCTCGGTTCAGCATGCGATCCTGACTGAGGTGAATCGGGGAGTCACGCGGATCTCCGCCTTTGGAGGATATACAGAAGAAGCGCGGCCCATCCTCATGTGTGTGGTGGATCAGCAAGAGTTAACCCATCTGAAGGATGTGGTGCGGACTCATGACCCAGATGCTTTCGTTATTGTAACCAGTGCCAATGAAGTCTTGGGGCAAGGATTCCAAGCGATGAAAAGATGA
- the secA gene encoding preprotein translocase subunit SecA, which translates to MAQLGFFKKIFGDSNERDIKKYMKRVEEVNRLEPNMQALSDVELRGKTEEFRQRLAQGEDLDQLMVEAYAVVREASRRVLGMRHFDVQILGGMVLHDGRIAEMKTGEGKTLVATLPSYLNALSGKGVHVVTVNDYLAERDATQMGQLHQFLGLTVGLNKRELNPEQKREAYAADITYGTNNEFGFDYLRDNMVLYKEQMVQRPLNFALVDEVDSILIDEARTPLIISGQAQSSTDLYMKAAQFVRRLREEEDYTVDIKTKNVMLNEGGVKKAEAAFNVDNLYDPSQMLLNHHITQALKAQVIMKRDIDYVIEEGEVVIVDEFTGRLMYGRRYSDGLHQAIEAKEGVKVQNESMTLATITFQNYFRMYQKLAGMTGTARTEEEEFRTIYGMDVVEIPTNMPMIRDDRPDLIFKTLNGKYRNVIEDIKDCYHRGQPVLVGTISIENSELLSAALKKLKIPHNVLNAKYHKEEAEIITQAGQKGTVTIATNMAGRGTDIVLGEGVQELGGLHIIGTERHESRRIDNQLRGRAGRQGDPGSSQFYLSLEDDLMRRFGAENIMGMMDKLGMDEDTPIESKMITKAIENAQKRVEGNNFDMRRYVLQYDDVMNQQREIIYSQRREVLEKENIRDIVFGMMMSHIDGLIEVYCPAEELPEDWDLTKLVDHCHKTFIRSDALTVEDLKGKEQDEVRETFQQILETIYNQKENEIGAETMRELEKIIVLRAVDSKWMDHIDAMDQLRQGIGLQAYAQKNPLQEYQFQGFAMFEEMVARIQEEVTNFVMRVQVQANEHLERQSTVQSQTEGRQGPRLKVSLDGPVPATANPPRNVQTNQGGQEVIKNRKQRRLEEQARRRTERKG; encoded by the coding sequence ATGGCCCAATTGGGTTTTTTCAAAAAAATCTTTGGCGATAGTAATGAACGGGATATTAAGAAGTATATGAAAAGAGTAGAAGAAGTGAATCGCCTAGAGCCGAACATGCAAGCGCTCAGCGATGTCGAGTTGCGCGGGAAGACGGAGGAATTCAGACAACGCTTGGCTCAAGGTGAGGATTTGGACCAGCTGATGGTGGAGGCCTATGCGGTTGTGCGGGAAGCATCTCGCCGTGTCTTAGGTATGCGCCATTTTGATGTGCAGATCCTTGGGGGTATGGTACTCCATGATGGCCGGATTGCGGAGATGAAGACTGGGGAAGGTAAAACCTTAGTGGCTACCCTTCCTTCCTATCTTAATGCATTGTCAGGTAAAGGGGTTCATGTTGTTACGGTGAATGATTACCTGGCTGAACGTGACGCCACACAGATGGGACAGCTACACCAATTCCTCGGGCTAACTGTGGGCTTGAATAAGCGAGAGTTAAATCCTGAACAGAAGCGGGAAGCGTATGCTGCCGACATCACATACGGAACTAATAATGAGTTCGGCTTTGACTATCTACGGGATAATATGGTGCTCTATAAAGAGCAGATGGTACAGCGGCCATTAAATTTTGCCCTCGTGGACGAGGTGGATAGTATCTTGATCGATGAGGCGCGGACCCCTTTAATTATCTCTGGGCAAGCCCAAAGCTCCACCGATCTCTATATGAAGGCTGCGCAATTTGTGCGGCGCCTCCGTGAAGAGGAAGATTATACGGTGGATATCAAGACGAAGAATGTAATGCTGAACGAGGGTGGGGTTAAGAAAGCTGAAGCAGCCTTCAATGTAGATAATCTCTATGATCCCTCACAGATGCTATTGAATCATCATATTACGCAAGCTTTAAAAGCCCAAGTCATCATGAAGCGAGACATTGATTATGTGATCGAAGAGGGCGAAGTGGTCATTGTTGACGAGTTCACTGGCCGTCTCATGTATGGTCGTCGCTATAGTGATGGGCTCCATCAAGCCATTGAAGCCAAAGAAGGCGTGAAGGTGCAGAATGAGAGCATGACGCTTGCCACCATCACGTTCCAAAACTATTTCCGCATGTATCAGAAGCTAGCCGGGATGACGGGTACTGCGAGGACAGAAGAAGAGGAGTTCCGCACCATCTACGGGATGGACGTGGTGGAAATCCCAACCAACATGCCGATGATTCGTGATGATCGGCCTGATCTCATCTTCAAGACACTCAATGGGAAGTACCGTAATGTGATTGAAGATATTAAAGACTGCTATCATCGTGGTCAGCCAGTACTGGTGGGGACCATTTCCATTGAGAATTCAGAGCTGCTTTCTGCTGCATTAAAGAAGCTTAAGATTCCCCATAATGTATTGAATGCCAAGTATCATAAAGAAGAAGCTGAAATCATCACGCAGGCTGGACAGAAGGGCACCGTTACCATCGCGACCAATATGGCTGGACGTGGTACGGATATCGTCCTTGGTGAAGGGGTTCAAGAACTAGGTGGCCTCCATATTATTGGGACAGAACGCCATGAAAGCCGCCGGATTGATAATCAGTTACGCGGTCGTGCAGGACGTCAAGGGGATCCTGGTTCCTCTCAATTCTATCTCTCCTTAGAGGATGACTTAATGCGCCGTTTTGGTGCGGAGAATATCATGGGGATGATGGATAAGCTAGGGATGGATGAGGATACACCCATCGAGAGCAAAATGATTACCAAAGCCATTGAAAATGCACAAAAACGGGTGGAAGGTAATAACTTTGATATGCGCCGTTATGTCCTCCAATATGACGATGTGATGAATCAGCAACGGGAGATTATCTACTCCCAACGTCGTGAAGTATTGGAAAAGGAGAATATCCGCGACATCGTTTTCGGCATGATGATGAGTCACATCGATGGGTTGATCGAGGTCTATTGCCCAGCGGAGGAGCTCCCTGAGGATTGGGATCTGACGAAATTAGTAGATCACTGTCATAAGACCTTTATCCGTTCTGATGCCCTCACTGTAGAGGACTTGAAGGGTAAAGAGCAGGATGAGGTTCGTGAGACCTTTCAACAGATTCTGGAAACCATCTATAATCAGAAAGAGAATGAAATTGGTGCAGAAACCATGCGTGAGCTGGAGAAGATTATTGTGCTCCGCGCTGTAGATAGTAAGTGGATGGATCATATCGATGCCATGGATCAATTACGTCAAGGGATCGGCCTGCAGGCTTATGCGCAGAAGAATCCATTGCAAGAGTACCAGTTCCAAGGCTTTGCCATGTTTGAAGAGATGGTAGCCCGAATCCAAGAAGAAGTGACGAACTTTGTGATGCGAGTTCAGGTACAGGCCAATGAGCATCTGGAGCGTCAATCCACTGTACAAAGTCAAACAGAGGGTCGGCAAGGACCTCGTCTCAAGGTGAGCCTTGATGGACCTGTTCCTGCTACCGCTAACCCTCCTCGCAATGTGCAGACGAATCAAGGTGGTCAAGAAGTGATAAAGAATCGGAAGCAGCGTCGTTTAGAAGAGCAAGCACGCCGTCGCACAGAACGTAAAGGCTGA
- the tkt gene encoding transketolase, which produces MAQTIDQLAVNTIRTLSIDAIEKAQSGHPGMPMGTAPMAYTLWTKKMKHNPTNPHWFNRDRFVLSAGHGSMLLYSLLHLCGYDLPMEEIQQFRQWGSKTPGHPEYGHTAGVDATTGPLGQGIAMAVGMAMAEAHLAATYNRPHFSIVDHYTYAICGDGDLMEGVASEAASLAGHLQLGKLIVLYDSNDISLDGKLNMAFSENVAQRFEAYGWQVQRVENENDLAAIEAAITKAQQDPRPSLIEVKTTIGYGSPNKGGKGGKEGPHGSPLGEDEVRLTKEQYGWPLEPTFYVPEEVRTHFAEVKAAGTQAEEDWNQLFAEYEHAFPGPAQVLKDAMADKLPEKLHEVLPQFEAGKKLATRAASGEVINALADHLPTLFGGSADLASSNNTLMKKEKNFLPGQYEGRNIWFGVREFAMGAALNGMKLHGGLHVYGATFFVFSDYVRPAIRLSALQGLPVVYIFTHDSIAVGEDGPTHEPIEHLPSLRAIPNLLVMRPADANETKAAWWTALQQSDRPTVLVLSRQGLPVLAETQNALEDVKRGAYILADAKAGQPELILIATGSEVSLAMEAKAQLEQEGIATRVVSMPVWELFAEQDASYKESVLPSNVKKRLAIEMANPLGWERYVGDEGAILGIHTFGASAPGNRLLKEYGFTVENVVAEAKKLLD; this is translated from the coding sequence ATGGCACAAACCATTGATCAATTGGCAGTCAATACCATTCGTACCTTGAGTATCGATGCCATCGAAAAGGCCCAATCTGGCCATCCTGGAATGCCCATGGGTACCGCTCCCATGGCTTATACACTCTGGACGAAAAAAATGAAGCATAATCCAACCAATCCCCATTGGTTTAATCGGGATCGTTTTGTTCTCTCAGCAGGACATGGATCCATGCTTCTCTACAGCCTGCTTCATCTTTGCGGTTATGATTTACCCATGGAGGAGATTCAGCAATTCCGCCAATGGGGCAGTAAAACACCTGGACATCCTGAATATGGCCATACTGCTGGTGTAGATGCCACCACAGGACCGCTTGGACAAGGGATCGCCATGGCTGTGGGTATGGCAATGGCAGAAGCGCATCTAGCAGCTACCTATAATCGGCCCCATTTTTCCATCGTCGACCATTATACCTACGCCATCTGTGGCGACGGCGATCTTATGGAAGGAGTAGCATCAGAAGCCGCTTCTCTAGCAGGTCATCTCCAATTAGGCAAGCTGATCGTACTTTATGATTCCAATGATATCTCCCTCGATGGAAAGTTGAATATGGCCTTCTCCGAGAATGTGGCACAGCGTTTCGAAGCGTATGGCTGGCAGGTGCAACGGGTAGAGAATGAAAATGATCTTGCCGCCATTGAAGCAGCGATTACGAAGGCGCAACAAGACCCCCGCCCTAGCCTCATTGAAGTAAAGACCACCATCGGCTATGGTAGCCCCAATAAAGGGGGGAAAGGGGGAAAAGAAGGACCTCATGGCTCTCCCCTTGGTGAAGACGAAGTTCGCTTAACCAAGGAGCAATACGGCTGGCCATTGGAACCGACATTCTATGTGCCTGAGGAAGTTCGTACTCACTTCGCTGAGGTCAAAGCTGCAGGTACCCAAGCAGAAGAGGATTGGAACCAACTCTTTGCTGAGTATGAACATGCTTTCCCAGGACCTGCCCAAGTCCTAAAGGATGCCATGGCAGATAAGCTACCAGAGAAGCTTCATGAAGTGCTTCCCCAGTTTGAAGCAGGAAAAAAACTGGCCACCCGTGCTGCCTCTGGTGAAGTGATCAACGCCCTAGCTGATCATCTCCCTACTCTCTTCGGTGGATCAGCAGACTTAGCTAGCTCCAATAATACACTCATGAAGAAGGAGAAAAATTTCCTCCCTGGCCAATATGAAGGACGCAATATTTGGTTTGGTGTACGGGAGTTCGCCATGGGCGCAGCATTGAATGGGATGAAGCTCCATGGTGGCTTACATGTATACGGAGCAACCTTCTTCGTCTTCTCAGACTATGTTCGTCCTGCCATACGCCTTTCAGCACTCCAAGGCTTGCCTGTAGTCTATATCTTTACCCACGATAGTATTGCCGTTGGTGAGGATGGTCCTACCCATGAACCCATTGAGCATCTTCCTTCCTTACGTGCCATCCCCAATCTCTTGGTGATGCGACCTGCTGATGCCAATGAGACGAAGGCTGCATGGTGGACGGCGTTACAGCAATCCGATCGTCCCACTGTCTTAGTCCTCTCTCGTCAAGGCTTACCGGTGTTAGCGGAGACGCAAAATGCCCTTGAAGATGTGAAACGTGGTGCTTACATCCTTGCCGATGCCAAAGCAGGTCAGCCTGAATTGATCCTCATCGCCACTGGTTCAGAAGTGAGCCTGGCCATGGAAGCGAAAGCTCAACTAGAGCAAGAAGGAATTGCTACCCGAGTCGTCAGCATGCCAGTATGGGAGCTCTTCGCTGAACAGGATGCCAGCTACAAAGAGAGCGTGCTACCCTCTAATGTGAAGAAGCGCCTGGCCATTGAAATGGCGAACCCCCTTGGCTGGGAACGCTATGTCGGTGATGAGGGTGCCATTCTAGGTATTCATACCTTCGGTGCCTCCGCTCCTGGTAACCGTCTCTTAAAGGAATACGGCTTTACTGTGGAGAATGTGGTGGCAGAAGCAAAAAAACTATTGGATTAA
- the hpf gene encoding ribosome hibernation-promoting factor, HPF/YfiA family, producing MLKYNIRGENIEVTPALRSYVEEKVGRLDKYIEGQNVEGHVTLQVVRDEHTVEVTIPLKGVILRAEETDKDMYASIDGVVDKLERQIRKHKTKINRKFRQDGTIKNIFTETNGNGRAEEEDNIEIVRTKRFNLKPMDVEEAVLQMEMLGHNFFVFNNAESDSVDIVYKRKDGRYGLIETV from the coding sequence ATGTTAAAGTATAATATTCGCGGTGAGAATATTGAGGTAACGCCAGCTCTTCGCAGCTATGTAGAGGAAAAGGTTGGACGGCTTGACAAATACATTGAAGGTCAAAATGTTGAGGGTCATGTAACCCTTCAAGTGGTTCGTGATGAGCATACTGTAGAAGTTACCATCCCTCTTAAAGGTGTCATTCTTCGTGCTGAAGAGACGGACAAGGATATGTACGCCTCCATCGATGGAGTTGTTGATAAACTGGAGCGTCAAATTCGTAAGCATAAAACAAAGATTAATCGCAAATTCCGTCAAGACGGTACGATTAAAAATATTTTCACAGAGACTAATGGCAATGGTCGAGCAGAGGAAGAGGATAACATCGAAATCGTTCGTACCAAGCGCTTCAACTTGAAACCCATGGATGTGGAAGAGGCTGTACTTCAAATGGAAATGTTAGGCCACAACTTCTTCGTCTTCAACAATGCTGAGAGCGATAGTGTTGATATCGTCTACAAACGTAAGGATGGTCGCTACGGTTTAATCGAAACTGTTTAA
- a CDS encoding nicotinate phosphoribosyltransferase, protein MGNESITRNLTLLTDFYQMTMMSSEKVNPDQEVVFDIYFRRAPSGSQFVIAAGLEQAIDYLRNLHFSEDDLSYLRSLQVFDEAFLERLASFRFTCEVYAMPEGSVAFPQEPLMRIRGPWFQAQYVETALLTIINHQTLIATKAHRVVHAAQGGPIMEFGARRAQGPDAAIYGARASIIGGCASTSNVLAGKMFNIPVSGTISHAWVMRMPSELEAFRVYAQQFPDNCVLLVDTYDTLRSGMPNAIRVGHELREKGYTLKGIRLDSGDLAYMSKEARKMLDAAGLTETKIFASSDLDEYLIRELLMQGAKIDAWGVGTKLITSSDDPSLGGVYKLMAAEEDGKLVPKIKVSENSSKITNPGFKKVVRLIDKKSRKAIGDLIMLDEEELDMSKELELFDPVNTWKRKVIRNFEVQPLLVPIMKDGEILYQFPTLQEIQAFSREQLALFSEEHKRLTNPHRYHVDLSEKLWNLRQTLLIASGSTKDGVCHLSDRPKELYPQK, encoded by the coding sequence ATGGGAAACGAGTCCATTACGCGCAATTTAACTTTACTTACTGATTTTTATCAGATGACCATGATGTCATCGGAGAAGGTGAATCCCGACCAAGAGGTGGTATTCGACATCTATTTTCGTCGAGCACCATCGGGCAGTCAGTTCGTCATTGCAGCTGGCTTGGAACAGGCCATCGACTACCTTAGAAATCTCCATTTTAGCGAAGATGATTTATCTTACCTGCGTTCTTTACAGGTTTTTGACGAAGCTTTTTTAGAGCGTCTTGCTAGTTTTCGCTTTACTTGTGAGGTTTATGCCATGCCAGAAGGAAGTGTTGCCTTTCCACAGGAACCGTTGATGCGAATCCGTGGTCCATGGTTTCAGGCACAATATGTAGAGACAGCGCTATTGACCATCATCAATCATCAAACCTTGATCGCCACCAAAGCACACCGTGTGGTTCATGCAGCGCAGGGTGGTCCCATTATGGAGTTTGGTGCGCGGCGGGCACAAGGACCTGATGCTGCCATCTATGGTGCACGTGCCTCCATTATTGGAGGATGTGCTTCTACCTCCAATGTACTGGCTGGTAAGATGTTCAACATCCCGGTTTCGGGAACGATCAGCCATGCTTGGGTCATGCGGATGCCCTCTGAATTAGAAGCATTTCGTGTCTATGCACAGCAGTTTCCAGATAATTGCGTGCTACTGGTGGATACGTATGATACGTTACGGAGCGGGATGCCCAATGCCATTCGTGTAGGTCATGAGCTCAGGGAAAAAGGCTATACCTTGAAGGGAATTCGCCTTGATTCAGGTGACTTAGCCTACATGTCCAAAGAGGCCCGCAAGATGTTGGATGCGGCTGGTTTAACAGAGACCAAGATCTTTGCCTCCAGTGATTTAGATGAGTACCTGATTCGTGAGCTCCTCATGCAAGGCGCAAAAATTGATGCTTGGGGTGTGGGAACCAAGCTGATCACCTCCAGTGACGATCCTTCCTTAGGTGGTGTGTATAAACTGATGGCTGCCGAGGAGGATGGGAAATTAGTACCGAAGATCAAAGTATCTGAGAACTCATCGAAGATTACCAATCCCGGCTTCAAAAAGGTGGTTCGTCTCATCGATAAGAAGAGCAGAAAGGCTATAGGAGATCTCATCATGCTCGATGAAGAGGAATTGGATATGAGCAAGGAGCTTGAGCTTTTCGATCCGGTGAATACCTGGAAACGCAAAGTGATTCGTAACTTTGAAGTACAGCCTCTCCTTGTGCCGATAATGAAGGATGGAGAGATTCTTTATCAATTCCCTACCTTGCAAGAGATTCAAGCCTTTTCGCGGGAGCAACTAGCCCTCTTCTCTGAAGAGCATAAACGCTTGACCAATCCACATCGTTATCATGTTGATTTATCAGAGAAGCTGTGGAATTTACGGCAAACCTTATTGATCGCTAGTGGAAGCACGAAGGATGGTGTTTGTCATCTCAGCGATCGTCCCAAGGAACTCTATCCTCAAAAGTAA
- the prfB gene encoding peptide chain release factor 2 (programmed frameshift) produces MELYELKQFMEKNSERLAEFRRSLDLDEKKRRIKELDEIMAQPEFWNQQEQAKGIITEVKGLKDAVEKMAHLQGEHDDLEVLLQLWTEEPSDEMYEEMVEEAQTLQKEMGHFELELLLSEPYDKNNAILELHPGAGGTESQDFASMLLRMYTRWAEDHGYEVETLDYLPGEEAGVKSVTLLIKGYNAYGYLKTEKGVHRLVRISPFDASGRRHTSFCSCDVVPEIDDDIEVDIRPEDLKIDTYRASGAGGQHVNKTESAIRITHIPTGTVVTSQSQRSQMQNREQAMKILKARLYELERVEQEKQLASIRGEQKEIGWGSQIRSYVFHPYTLVKDHRTNVEIGNTQAVMDGGIDPFIDAYLRTMLSRQSNR; encoded by the exons ATGGAGCTGTATGAGCTAAAGCAGTTTATGGAAAAAAACAGCGAACGTCTCGCTGAATTTAGGAGGTCTCTT GACTTAGACGAAAAGAAGCGTCGGATCAAAGAGTTGGATGAAATCATGGCACAGCCTGAGTTCTGGAATCAGCAGGAGCAGGCGAAGGGGATTATCACTGAGGTCAAAGGGCTGAAGGATGCCGTTGAGAAGATGGCCCACCTGCAAGGTGAGCATGATGATCTAGAGGTGTTATTACAGCTATGGACGGAAGAGCCTAGCGATGAGATGTATGAGGAAATGGTGGAGGAAGCTCAGACCTTGCAAAAGGAGATGGGACATTTCGAATTGGAATTGCTACTCTCTGAACCCTATGATAAAAATAATGCGATTCTTGAATTGCACCCTGGCGCAGGTGGGACAGAGTCTCAGGACTTTGCCAGTATGCTGCTTCGGATGTACACCCGTTGGGCAGAGGACCATGGCTATGAGGTAGAGACCTTGGACTATCTCCCTGGAGAAGAAGCAGGCGTGAAGAGTGTCACGCTGTTGATCAAGGGCTACAATGCCTATGGATACCTTAAGACAGAGAAGGGTGTGCACCGTCTCGTTCGTATTTCACCCTTTGATGCATCGGGTCGTCGTCATACTTCATTCTGTTCCTGTGATGTGGTTCCTGAAATCGATGATGATATTGAGGTAGATATTCGTCCAGAGGACTTGAAAATCGATACCTATCGGGCTAGTGGTGCAGGTGGGCAGCATGTTAATAAGACAGAATCAGCCATCCGAATCACGCATATCCCAACAGGTACTGTTGTAACCAGTCAGTCACAACGGTCGCAGATGCAGAATCGTGAGCAGGCCATGAAAATCCTCAAAGCACGTCTCTATGAATTAGAACGTGTAGAACAGGAGAAGCAGTTAGCCAGTATTCGTGGCGAACAGAAGGAGATCGGCTGGGGTAGCCAAATTCGCTCCTATGTTTTCCACCCCTATACCCTGGTGAAGGATCACCGTACCAATGTGGAGATTGGGAATACGCAAGCGGTCATGGATGGTGGCATTGATCCATTTATCGATGCTTATTTACGAACCATGTTAAGTAGGCAGTCCAATCGTTAA
- the ftsE gene encoding cell division ATP-binding protein FtsE: protein MIEMQDVWKRYPNGTLALQNINVKIDAHEFVYVVGPSGAGKSTFIKLMYAQERPTKGKIFVNNFDLDRIKTRQLPKFRRQIGVIFQDYKLLPTLSVYENVAFALEVIEVPRKEIKQRVFDVLDLVKLKHKLKSRPDELSGGEQQRVAIARALVNQPSLVIADEPTGNLDPDTSWEIMQIFEEINFRGTTVVMATHNKEIVNKMRKRVIAIESGTISRDEERGEYGYES from the coding sequence TTGATCGAGATGCAAGATGTGTGGAAGCGGTATCCTAATGGAACCCTTGCATTACAGAATATCAATGTGAAGATTGATGCTCATGAATTTGTTTATGTCGTGGGACCTTCCGGAGCTGGAAAATCCACGTTCATTAAATTAATGTATGCCCAAGAACGTCCAACGAAAGGGAAAATCTTCGTCAATAACTTCGATTTAGATCGGATCAAGACTCGACAACTCCCCAAGTTTCGCCGACAAATTGGCGTCATCTTTCAGGATTATAAGCTGCTACCAACACTAAGTGTATACGAGAATGTGGCCTTCGCTTTGGAAGTGATTGAGGTTCCACGGAAGGAAATTAAGCAGCGTGTTTTTGATGTGCTGGATCTTGTAAAACTGAAGCATAAATTGAAATCTCGACCCGATGAGTTATCTGGAGGAGAACAACAGCGTGTGGCCATCGCCCGTGCCTTGGTTAATCAACCTTCATTGGTGATCGCTGATGAGCCAACAGGTAATTTGGATCCTGATACCTCATGGGAAATTATGCAGATTTTTGAAGAGATCAATTTTCGTGGTACTACCGTGGTCATGGCAACCCACAACAAGGAGATTGTGAACAAGATGCGTAAACGGGTTATCGCCATTGAAAGTGGAACGATCTCACGGGATGAAGAGCGAGGTGAATACGGCTATGAAAGCTAG